The following proteins are encoded in a genomic region of Pseudoxanthomonas suwonensis 11-1:
- a CDS encoding DNA topoisomerase IB, which translates to MAAPTRNGIPLATPVHTADPEAARRDADRAGLIYVADTDPGIRRRKQGRGFCYRDADGKVVRGREDLDRIRALAIPPAWTDVWICADPRGHLQATGRDARGRKQYRYHPEWAQHRGQGKFERIVAFGKALPALRRRLRRDLARPGYPRQKVLAMVVALMDHTLLRVGNETYRQQNRSYGLTTLRNHHIRFLAGGRAHISFRGKAGQPQEAVIDDRRLARLVRRCRELPGQCLFQYRDDDGNVQPVQSNQVNDYLQEVMGEAFTAKDFRTWGGTVAAMRALAGLGEAAEVERECAAQQVQVVREVASLLGNTPAVCRKAYIDPCVFDGWREGTLQRHCGHCRGDRQWEQAALVFLRRARKRSLATTGGVPAL; encoded by the coding sequence CTGGCTGCCCCCACCCGCAACGGCATTCCCCTGGCCACCCCCGTCCACACCGCAGACCCCGAAGCCGCCCGCCGGGATGCCGACCGCGCCGGCCTGATCTACGTCGCCGATACCGATCCCGGCATCCGCCGCCGAAAGCAGGGGAGGGGCTTCTGCTACCGCGATGCCGACGGCAAGGTGGTCCGCGGGCGCGAGGACCTGGACCGGATCCGTGCCCTGGCGATCCCGCCGGCCTGGACCGACGTATGGATTTGCGCCGACCCGCGCGGCCACCTCCAGGCGACCGGTCGCGATGCCCGCGGCCGCAAGCAGTACCGTTACCACCCGGAGTGGGCCCAGCACCGCGGCCAGGGCAAGTTCGAGCGCATCGTCGCCTTCGGCAAGGCCCTGCCGGCCCTGCGCCGGCGCCTGCGCCGCGACCTGGCCCGGCCCGGCTACCCGCGGCAGAAGGTGCTGGCCATGGTGGTCGCGCTGATGGACCACACCCTGCTGCGCGTGGGCAACGAGACCTACCGCCAGCAGAACCGTTCATACGGCCTGACCACCCTGCGCAACCACCACATCCGCTTCCTCGCCGGCGGCCGCGCGCATATCTCGTTCCGCGGCAAGGCCGGCCAGCCGCAGGAAGCGGTGATCGACGACCGCCGCCTGGCCAGGCTGGTGCGCCGCTGCCGCGAGCTGCCCGGCCAGTGCCTGTTCCAGTACCGCGACGACGACGGCAACGTGCAGCCGGTGCAGTCCAACCAGGTCAACGACTACCTGCAGGAGGTGATGGGCGAGGCCTTCACCGCCAAGGACTTCCGCACCTGGGGAGGGACAGTGGCCGCGATGCGCGCGCTGGCGGGGCTTGGCGAGGCGGCCGAGGTGGAGCGCGAATGCGCCGCCCAGCAGGTGCAGGTCGTGCGCGAGGTCGCCTCCCTGCTGGGCAACACGCCCGCCGTCTGCCGCAAGGCCTATATCGATCCCTGCGTCTTCGACGGCTGGCGCGAAGGCACCCTGCAGCGCCATTGCGGCCACTGCCGCGGCGACCGCCAGTGGGAGCAGGCTGCCCTGGTCTTCCTGCGACGTGCGCGCAAGCGCTCGCTGGCCACTACCGGCGGGGTACCCGCGCTCTGA
- a CDS encoding I78 family peptidase inhibitor, whose product MRVRPLFVLPLVLLGLAACANNGTLSEEEEQEQALLAARRALESAADPGEAATAPPPASCDATAVQGLVGEDASEAVVEQARTDAGADSVRTLRPGQAVTLEFNGARLNVELDDGNRIVSLRCG is encoded by the coding sequence ATGCGCGTCCGTCCTCTATTCGTCCTCCCGCTGGTCCTGCTGGGCCTGGCCGCCTGCGCCAACAACGGCACCCTGAGCGAAGAGGAAGAGCAGGAGCAGGCACTGCTCGCGGCACGCCGGGCGCTCGAGTCCGCCGCCGATCCCGGCGAGGCGGCGACCGCGCCGCCGCCGGCCAGCTGCGACGCCACCGCGGTGCAGGGCCTGGTCGGCGAGGACGCCAGCGAGGCCGTCGTCGAGCAGGCACGCACCGATGCCGGCGCCGATTCCGTGCGCACCCTGCGCCCGGGCCAGGCGGTGACGCTCGAGTTCAACGGCGCCCGCCTCAACGTCGAACTCGACGACGGGAACCGCATCGTTTCCCTGCGTTGCGGATAA
- the gltB gene encoding glutamate synthase large subunit, protein MALRNRHGHQQPHGLYDPSSERDACGFGMIAQLDDQPSRGLVDTAIAALSRMTHRGGVAADGLTGDGCGLLIRRPETFLRTLAHEAGIPLEDGGRFASGLVFLPDEQALAQRCRETLEHELRRAGLSILGWRAVPTDTRVCGELARQTLPLIEQIYVQAGAGQDEEAFNLALFLARRRSERQLADAANYYVVTLSAHAIGYKGMVLPDKLSGFYLDLQRPELASSAIVFHQRFSTNTLPRWPLAHPFRLLAHNGEINTIEGNRRWAQARGKVWKTPRFDIAELEPIVSMHGSDSQSLDNMLELLVNGGMELIQALRILVPPATQSLEFKDPDLAAFYEFYGLNTEPWDGPAGIVSMDARYAVCTLDRNGLRPSRWMLTSDRHFIVASEAGVWEVPTERVVRKGKLGPGEMIAIDLRRGDLLDSEAVDRINRTRAPYKQWLHSGVTWLQTELIDPSLAEEPFDEKTLRSYHKLFQLTTEEVELVLRPMAETEQEATGSMGDDTPMAVLSQRNRPLYDYFRQAFAQVTNPPIDPLREDCVMSLYTQLGKETNIFHAGPETVNHVILNSPVLSQRKLRQLLQMPQYAERNRLIDLSYSVEEGLKAGIERICREAEQAARDGIVMLLLSDRYPVPERPMMHALLATGAVHHHLCRVGLRCDVNLIIETGTARDAHHMACLLGYGATAVYPYLSYQTLFDMGRRGILQLKKGEVAQVGRSYRKGLYKGLSKIISKMGIATIASYRGAQLFEIVGLEPEVVELCFGGTPSRVGGAGFARLDADARALQSAAWNELKKPEVGGLIKYVHGGEYHMYNPDVVMTLQKATRSGRPEDWKAYTEAVHSRPPSALRDLLELRPADAPTPLEEVAPASDLLRRFDTAAISLGALSPEAHEALAIAMNRLGGRSNSGEGGEDPARYGTEKRSKIKQVASGRFGVTPEYLVNAEVLQIKVAQGAKPGEGGQLPGHKVNELIARLRYARPGIGLISPPPHHDIYSIEDLAQLIFDLKQVNPQALVSVKLVSHAGVGTIAAGVVKAGADLITVSGHDGGTGASPVSSIRYAGGPWELGVAESHQALVANDLRDRAILQTDGGLKTGLDVVKAALLGADSFGFGTAPMIVLGCKYLRICHLNNCATGVATQDERLRMDHFTGLPERVENFFRLLAEEVRGWLSYLGARSLDEIVGRTDLLRQIEAAPREGVRLDLSKLLVPSPRDEERCAAARLYESPDSLATQLDVQLADAIANKTGGDHRFLIHNTDRSIGARLSGTIARIHGNHGMEDAPLTLHFRGTSGQSFGAFNAGGLNLELEGEANDYVGKGMAGGRLVVRPPRGARFEARSTPIIGNTCLYGATGGELYAAGRAGERFGVRNSGALAVVEGAGDHCCEYMTGGCVLVLGRVGLNFGAGFTGGLAYVLDQDRDFVDRYNHELIDIHRISPEGFESYRQHLHRLISRHRELTGSIWAQQILDEFRDYVGKFWLVKPKAASIESLADSLRRAA, encoded by the coding sequence ATGGCCCTCCGTAACCGCCACGGGCACCAGCAACCGCACGGGCTCTACGATCCTTCCTCCGAGCGCGATGCATGCGGCTTCGGCATGATCGCCCAGCTCGACGACCAGCCTTCGCGCGGACTCGTCGACACCGCGATCGCCGCCCTCTCGCGCATGACCCACCGCGGCGGCGTCGCCGCCGACGGGCTCACCGGCGATGGCTGCGGCCTGCTGATCCGCCGGCCGGAAACCTTCCTGCGCACCCTCGCCCACGAGGCCGGGATCCCGCTGGAGGACGGCGGGCGCTTCGCCTCGGGCCTGGTGTTCCTGCCGGACGAACAGGCGCTGGCGCAGCGCTGTCGCGAGACCCTGGAGCACGAGCTCCGCCGTGCCGGCCTCAGCATCCTTGGCTGGCGGGCGGTACCCACAGACACGCGTGTCTGTGGGGAACTGGCACGGCAGACCCTGCCACTGATCGAACAGATCTACGTCCAGGCCGGCGCCGGGCAGGACGAGGAAGCATTCAACCTGGCGCTGTTCCTGGCACGGCGCCGCAGCGAGCGGCAGCTGGCCGACGCGGCGAACTACTACGTGGTGACCCTTTCGGCCCACGCCATCGGCTACAAGGGCATGGTCCTGCCGGACAAGCTCTCCGGCTTCTACCTGGACCTGCAGCGCCCCGAACTGGCCTCCAGCGCCATCGTCTTCCACCAGCGCTTCTCGACCAACACCCTGCCGCGCTGGCCGCTGGCGCATCCGTTCCGGCTGCTCGCCCACAACGGCGAGATCAACACCATCGAGGGCAACCGTCGCTGGGCCCAGGCGCGCGGCAAGGTGTGGAAGACCCCACGCTTCGACATCGCCGAGCTCGAACCGATCGTGTCCATGCACGGCTCTGACTCGCAGAGCCTGGACAACATGCTCGAGCTGCTGGTCAACGGCGGCATGGAGCTGATCCAGGCGCTGCGCATCCTGGTGCCGCCGGCGACCCAGTCGCTGGAGTTCAAGGATCCGGACCTGGCCGCGTTCTACGAGTTCTACGGCCTCAACACCGAGCCGTGGGACGGCCCGGCCGGCATCGTGTCGATGGATGCGCGCTACGCGGTGTGCACCCTGGACCGCAACGGCCTGCGTCCCTCACGCTGGATGCTCACCTCCGACCGCCACTTCATCGTCGCCTCCGAGGCTGGCGTGTGGGAGGTGCCGACCGAGCGCGTGGTGCGCAAGGGCAAGCTGGGCCCGGGCGAGATGATCGCCATCGACCTGCGCCGCGGCGACCTGCTCGACAGCGAGGCGGTGGACCGCATCAACCGCACCCGCGCCCCGTACAAGCAGTGGCTGCACAGCGGCGTGACCTGGCTGCAGACCGAGCTGATCGACCCGTCGCTGGCCGAGGAGCCGTTCGACGAGAAGACCCTGCGCAGCTACCACAAGCTGTTCCAGCTCACGACCGAAGAGGTGGAGCTGGTACTGCGGCCGATGGCCGAGACCGAGCAGGAAGCCACCGGTTCGATGGGCGACGACACGCCCATGGCGGTGCTCAGCCAGCGCAACCGGCCGCTGTACGACTACTTCCGCCAGGCGTTCGCGCAGGTGACCAACCCGCCGATCGACCCGCTGCGGGAAGACTGCGTGATGTCGCTGTACACCCAGCTGGGCAAGGAGACCAACATCTTCCATGCCGGCCCGGAGACGGTGAACCACGTCATCCTCAACTCGCCGGTGCTGTCCCAGCGCAAGCTGCGCCAGCTGCTGCAGATGCCGCAGTACGCCGAGCGCAACCGCCTGATCGACCTGTCCTACTCGGTCGAGGAAGGGCTCAAGGCCGGCATCGAGCGGATCTGCCGCGAGGCCGAGCAGGCCGCGCGCGACGGCATCGTCATGCTGCTGCTGTCCGACCGCTACCCGGTGCCGGAGCGGCCGATGATGCATGCGCTGCTGGCCACCGGCGCGGTCCACCACCACCTGTGCCGGGTGGGCCTGCGTTGCGACGTCAACCTGATCATCGAGACCGGCACCGCGCGCGACGCGCACCACATGGCCTGCCTGCTGGGCTATGGCGCCACCGCGGTGTACCCGTACCTGTCGTACCAGACCCTGTTCGACATGGGCCGGCGCGGGATCCTGCAGCTGAAGAAGGGCGAGGTCGCCCAGGTCGGCCGCAGCTACCGCAAGGGCCTGTACAAGGGCCTGAGCAAGATCATCTCCAAGATGGGCATCGCCACCATCGCCAGCTACCGCGGCGCGCAGCTGTTCGAGATCGTCGGCCTGGAGCCGGAGGTGGTGGAGCTGTGCTTCGGCGGTACGCCCTCGCGCGTGGGCGGCGCCGGCTTCGCGCGGCTGGATGCCGATGCGCGTGCGCTGCAGTCCGCGGCCTGGAACGAGCTGAAGAAGCCCGAGGTCGGGGGCCTGATCAAGTACGTCCACGGCGGCGAGTACCACATGTACAACCCGGACGTGGTCATGACCCTGCAGAAGGCCACGCGCAGCGGCCGTCCGGAGGACTGGAAGGCCTACACCGAGGCGGTGCACTCGCGTCCGCCGTCGGCGCTGCGCGACCTGCTGGAGCTCAGGCCGGCCGACGCGCCGACGCCGCTGGAGGAGGTCGCGCCGGCCTCGGACCTGCTGCGCCGCTTCGATACCGCCGCGATCTCGCTGGGCGCGCTGTCGCCGGAGGCGCACGAGGCCCTGGCCATCGCCATGAACCGCCTCGGCGGCCGCTCGAACTCGGGCGAAGGCGGCGAGGATCCGGCGCGCTACGGCACCGAGAAGCGCTCCAAGATCAAGCAGGTCGCCTCGGGCCGCTTCGGCGTCACCCCGGAGTACCTGGTCAACGCCGAGGTGCTGCAGATCAAGGTCGCCCAGGGCGCCAAGCCCGGCGAGGGCGGCCAGTTGCCGGGCCACAAGGTCAACGAGCTGATCGCGCGCCTGCGTTATGCACGCCCCGGCATCGGCCTGATCAGCCCGCCGCCGCACCATGACATCTACTCGATCGAGGACCTGGCCCAGCTGATCTTCGACCTCAAGCAGGTCAATCCACAGGCGCTGGTCTCGGTGAAGCTGGTCTCGCACGCTGGCGTGGGCACGATCGCCGCCGGCGTGGTCAAGGCCGGCGCCGACCTGATCACCGTGTCCGGCCATGACGGCGGCACCGGTGCCAGCCCGGTCAGCTCGATCCGCTACGCGGGCGGGCCGTGGGAGCTGGGCGTGGCCGAATCGCACCAGGCGCTGGTGGCCAACGACCTGCGCGACCGCGCCATCCTGCAGACCGACGGCGGCCTGAAGACCGGCCTGGACGTGGTCAAGGCCGCGCTGCTGGGCGCCGACAGCTTCGGCTTCGGCACCGCGCCGATGATCGTGCTGGGCTGCAAGTACCTGCGCATCTGCCACCTCAACAACTGCGCCACCGGCGTGGCCACCCAGGACGAGCGCCTGCGCATGGACCACTTCACCGGCCTGCCGGAACGGGTGGAGAACTTCTTCCGCCTGCTGGCGGAGGAAGTGCGCGGCTGGCTGTCCTACCTGGGCGCGCGTTCGCTGGACGAGATCGTCGGCCGCACCGACCTGCTGCGGCAGATCGAGGCCGCGCCGCGCGAAGGCGTGCGCCTGGACCTGTCGAAGCTGCTGGTGCCCAGCCCGCGCGACGAGGAGCGTTGTGCCGCCGCGCGCCTGTACGAGTCGCCGGACAGCCTGGCGACCCAGCTGGACGTGCAGCTGGCCGACGCCATCGCCAACAAGACCGGCGGCGACCACCGCTTCCTGATCCACAACACCGACCGCAGCATCGGCGCGCGCCTGTCCGGCACGATCGCGCGCATCCATGGCAACCACGGCATGGAGGATGCACCGCTCACCCTGCATTTCCGCGGCACCTCGGGCCAGAGCTTCGGCGCGTTCAACGCCGGCGGCCTGAACCTGGAGCTGGAGGGCGAGGCCAACGACTACGTCGGCAAGGGCATGGCCGGCGGCCGCCTGGTGGTGCGCCCGCCGCGTGGCGCGCGCTTCGAGGCGCGCAGCACCCCGATCATCGGCAACACCTGCCTGTACGGCGCCACCGGCGGCGAGCTGTATGCCGCCGGCCGCGCCGGCGAGCGCTTCGGCGTGCGCAACTCCGGCGCGCTGGCGGTGGTCGAGGGCGCGGGCGACCACTGCTGCGAGTACATGACCGGCGGTTGCGTGCTGGTGCTGGGCCGCGTGGGCCTGAACTTCGGCGCCGGCTTCACCGGCGGCCTGGCCTACGTGCTCGACCAGGACCGCGACTTCGTCGACCGCTACAACCACGAGCTGATCGACATCCATCGCATCAGCCCGGAGGGCTTCGAGAGCTACCGCCAGCACCTGCACCGGCTGATCAGCCGGCACCGCGAGCTGACCGGCAGCATCTGGGCCCAGCAGATCCTGGACGAGTTCCGCGACTACGTGGGCAAGTTCTGGCTGGTCAAGCCCAAGGCCGCGAGCATCGAATCGCTGGCCGACAGCCTGCGGAGGGCCGCGTAA
- a CDS encoding FAD-dependent oxidoreductase — MSRKQVFQFLEMPREMPRRIPVELRTAGDWGELYGRFGAQEARHQSGRCLDCGNPYCSWKCPVHNAIPQWLQLVQENRISEAADLCHSTNPLPEVCGRVCPQDRLCEGSCTLNDGFGAVTIGAVEKYIVDTAFEQGWRPDLSAVEPTGYRVAVVGAGPAGIACADRLARVGVQAVIYDRYEQIGGLLQFGIPTFKLDKAVIARRREVLEGMGIQFRLGVEVGRDVSMEQLLEEYDAVFLGTGAYRYTDGGLPGQDAEGVLPALPFLVQNGRIVTGADPATTQSRPIAGWEDLIKVPDLAGRRVVVLGGGDTGMDCVRSAIRLGAGRVTCAYRRDEASMPGSAREVANAREEGVRFLFNRQPLGIETDAQNRVTGVRVVETRLGEPDARGRRVAVPIEGSESVIEADVVIIAFGFSPTVPEWMTKLGIEGTSNGRIVAGGEERLPYQTTHPRVFAGGDAVRGADLVVTAVAEGRDAAASIAELLGTQTPVRTPQYAEAVA, encoded by the coding sequence ATGAGTCGCAAGCAAGTCTTCCAGTTCCTCGAGATGCCGCGCGAGATGCCGCGGCGCATCCCGGTCGAACTGCGTACCGCCGGCGACTGGGGCGAGCTGTACGGCCGCTTCGGCGCCCAGGAAGCCCGCCACCAGTCCGGGCGCTGCCTGGACTGCGGCAACCCGTACTGCAGCTGGAAGTGCCCGGTGCACAACGCCATCCCGCAGTGGCTGCAGCTGGTGCAGGAGAACCGCATCAGCGAGGCCGCGGACCTGTGCCACTCGACCAATCCGCTGCCGGAGGTGTGCGGCCGCGTGTGTCCGCAGGACCGCCTGTGCGAGGGCAGCTGCACGCTCAACGACGGCTTCGGCGCGGTGACCATCGGCGCGGTGGAGAAGTACATCGTCGATACCGCCTTCGAGCAGGGTTGGCGTCCGGACCTGTCGGCGGTGGAGCCGACCGGCTACCGCGTGGCGGTGGTCGGCGCCGGTCCGGCCGGCATCGCCTGTGCGGACCGCCTGGCGCGCGTGGGCGTGCAGGCCGTTATCTACGATCGCTACGAGCAGATTGGCGGCCTGCTGCAGTTCGGCATCCCGACCTTCAAGCTGGACAAGGCGGTGATCGCCCGCCGGCGCGAGGTGCTGGAAGGCATGGGCATCCAGTTCAGGCTTGGCGTCGAGGTCGGCCGCGATGTGAGCATGGAGCAGCTGCTCGAGGAATACGACGCCGTGTTCCTCGGCACCGGCGCCTACCGCTACACCGATGGCGGCCTGCCGGGCCAGGACGCCGAGGGCGTGCTGCCGGCGCTGCCGTTCCTGGTGCAGAACGGACGCATCGTCACCGGTGCCGATCCGGCCACCACCCAGAGCCGCCCGATCGCGGGCTGGGAAGACCTCATCAAGGTGCCCGACCTGGCTGGGCGCCGCGTGGTGGTGCTGGGCGGCGGCGACACCGGCATGGACTGCGTGCGCAGCGCCATCCGCCTCGGCGCCGGCCGCGTCACCTGTGCCTACCGCCGCGACGAGGCTTCCATGCCTGGTTCGGCGCGCGAGGTGGCCAATGCCCGCGAGGAAGGCGTGCGCTTCCTGTTCAACCGCCAGCCGCTGGGCATCGAGACCGACGCGCAGAACCGGGTCACCGGCGTGCGCGTGGTCGAGACCAGGCTCGGCGAGCCGGATGCGCGTGGCCGCCGCGTGGCGGTGCCGATCGAGGGCAGCGAATCGGTGATCGAGGCCGACGTGGTGATCATCGCCTTCGGCTTCTCGCCGACGGTGCCGGAATGGATGACGAAGCTCGGCATCGAGGGCACCTCCAACGGCCGCATCGTCGCCGGTGGCGAGGAGCGCCTGCCCTACCAGACCACCCACCCGCGCGTGTTCGCCGGTGGCGACGCCGTGCGCGGTGCCGACCTGGTCGTGACCGCCGTGGCCGAGGGCCGTGACGCCGCCGCGAGCATCGCCGAGCTGCTCGGCACCCAGACCCCCGTGCGCACCCCTCAGTACGCCGAAGCGGTGGCGTGA
- a CDS encoding benzoate/H(+) symporter BenE family transporter: protein MPAESPFARLWRDNSVSAIAAGFVTVLVGFASSAAIVFQAAQAMGATPGQTASWMWALGLGMGATCIGLSLRWKMPVVTAWSTPGAAMLVTSAAGVPMAEAIAGFLLSALLITIAGFSGVFERLLGRMPLSLASGMLAGVLLRFCVDAFGAIQPQPLLVLTMLVAWLASRRLWPRYAIILTLVAGTLVAALTAQLDVGQLRLELARPEWTTPRLSLAAVLGVALPLFVVTMASQNVPGVAVIRASGYPVPVSPVIGWTGVATLLLAPFGAFALNLAAITAAICMGPEAHPDPARRYMASVWAGIFYLLVGVFGATVAGLFAAFPQALVLAIAGIALIGTLGNSLATALQDPGERDAALVTFVVTASGLSLLGVGAAFWGLVAGVIVRVVLRP, encoded by the coding sequence ATGCCCGCCGAATCGCCATTCGCGCGCCTGTGGCGCGACAACTCCGTATCCGCCATTGCCGCCGGCTTCGTCACCGTGCTGGTGGGCTTTGCCAGCTCGGCGGCGATCGTGTTCCAGGCCGCGCAGGCGATGGGTGCTACGCCGGGGCAGACCGCATCGTGGATGTGGGCGCTGGGGCTGGGCATGGGCGCGACCTGCATCGGCCTGTCGCTGCGCTGGAAGATGCCGGTGGTCACTGCCTGGTCCACGCCCGGCGCGGCGATGCTGGTCACCAGTGCGGCCGGTGTACCAATGGCCGAGGCGATCGCAGGCTTCCTGCTCTCCGCCCTGCTGATCACCATCGCCGGCTTCTCCGGCGTGTTCGAGCGGTTGCTCGGACGCATGCCGCTGTCGCTGGCCTCGGGCATGCTCGCCGGCGTGCTGTTGCGCTTCTGCGTGGATGCATTCGGCGCGATCCAGCCGCAGCCGCTGCTGGTGCTCACCATGCTGGTGGCGTGGCTCGCCTCGCGCCGGCTGTGGCCGCGCTACGCCATCATCCTCACCCTCGTCGCCGGCACCCTGGTGGCGGCGCTGACCGCGCAACTGGATGTGGGCCAGCTGCGGCTGGAACTGGCACGTCCGGAATGGACCACGCCACGGCTGAGCCTGGCCGCGGTGCTGGGCGTGGCCCTGCCGCTGTTCGTGGTGACCATGGCTTCGCAGAACGTGCCGGGCGTGGCGGTGATCCGGGCCTCGGGCTATCCGGTGCCGGTATCGCCGGTGATCGGCTGGACCGGCGTGGCGACCCTGCTGCTCGCACCATTCGGCGCGTTCGCGCTGAACCTTGCGGCGATCACCGCGGCCATCTGCATGGGTCCGGAAGCGCATCCCGATCCGGCGCGCCGCTACATGGCCTCGGTGTGGGCGGGCATCTTCTACCTGCTGGTGGGCGTGTTCGGCGCCACCGTGGCCGGGCTGTTCGCCGCATTCCCGCAGGCACTGGTACTGGCGATCGCGGGCATCGCGCTGATCGGCACCCTCGGCAACAGCCTGGCGACTGCGCTGCAGGATCCAGGCGAGCGCGACGCGGCGCTGGTGACCTTCGTTGTTACCGCCTCGGGCCTGTCGCTGCTGGGCGTGGGCGCGGCGTTCTGGGGACTGGTGGCGGGGGTCATCGTGCGGGTGGTGCTGCGGCCCTGA
- a CDS encoding TonB-dependent receptor produces the protein MKQPVPTAAARRRLVLGLAISHVLALPALAEPQATTLDKVVVSGARVAEADIAIGTDQVRNTIAIDHEALLSAPAGISGLKMLESLPGFNVQANDALGLYEFGNSVFVRAFGFRQIGFVLDGIPLGRSDQFGGSPVFRYVDNENTWRVTASQGAGDVSVPSYASLGPIVQYQTLAPAAESGVQLSQTFGADDLNRSFIKLDSGEHRGFSGYVSRSKIDSALWRGPGTIDREHLEARGRYQWANGSTVDLKIVHNDFFDYDTPSISKAQYHGTAGDIFGRSGRHYGYLGYVPDLPPTAPGIVYSNSAYNQYYQQAINQRTDTLYGLNGVFVAGPELELRATAYYEDKEGYGVSPEAYATSLSSHNAQRLLVPGLNAPLGLQYGLSTVAGTRKGLVAGANWVVGAHTLDAGVWRERDEYHRTQARYNQVGGNPAGRPLLDQPVHLQRDFWSTRESTQLHIKDTWRLLDDRLAIELGAKALDLDYRIAGARNPGDYIANRRPVIRDEWKDSFLPQAGAVWSFGREQLFASWSQTLALPQGADDIYSQASPAAPGPEAETAENLELGLRSNRATFNGVVALYGSRFDNRLQSYASPVPGSGTTETFFQNVGAVEAYGVEASGVWKPRVLGDRVAFNGNLSWNRAGFKDDFASFAIAGNRVPDSPQWLSQAGVTWEAGRWGVLNLSGRYVGERYSNYTNTERVGGYAVWNAYLDIGGEAFGQGLLRNARLRFNVDNLFDRDYLGTINPVVSGPATYRPGPDRTWQVSLSVDL, from the coding sequence ATGAAGCAGCCCGTTCCCACGGCCGCCGCGCGCCGTCGTCTTGTCCTCGGCCTGGCCATCAGCCATGTCCTCGCCCTTCCCGCGCTGGCCGAGCCACAGGCCACCACCCTCGACAAGGTCGTCGTCAGCGGCGCGCGCGTGGCCGAGGCGGACATCGCCATCGGCACCGACCAGGTGCGCAACACCATCGCCATCGACCACGAGGCGCTGCTGTCGGCGCCGGCGGGCATCTCCGGGCTGAAGATGCTGGAGTCGCTGCCGGGCTTCAACGTGCAGGCGAACGATGCGCTGGGCCTGTACGAGTTCGGCAACTCGGTGTTCGTGCGTGCCTTCGGCTTCCGCCAGATCGGCTTCGTGCTCGATGGCATCCCGCTTGGCCGCAGCGACCAGTTCGGCGGCAGCCCCGTGTTCCGCTACGTGGACAACGAGAACACCTGGCGGGTCACCGCTTCACAGGGCGCCGGCGATGTGTCGGTTCCGAGCTACGCCTCGCTGGGACCGATCGTGCAGTACCAGACCCTGGCCCCGGCGGCGGAGTCCGGCGTGCAGCTGTCGCAGACCTTCGGCGCGGACGACCTCAACCGCAGCTTCATCAAGCTCGACAGCGGCGAGCACCGCGGCTTCTCCGGCTACGTCAGCCGCTCCAAGATCGACAGCGCGCTGTGGCGCGGGCCAGGCACCATCGACCGCGAGCACCTCGAGGCCAGGGGCCGCTACCAGTGGGCCAACGGCAGCACCGTCGACCTGAAGATCGTGCACAACGACTTCTTCGACTACGACACCCCGTCGATCAGCAAGGCCCAGTACCACGGCACCGCCGGCGACATCTTCGGCCGCAGCGGCCGCCACTACGGCTACCTGGGCTACGTGCCCGACCTGCCGCCCACCGCGCCGGGCATCGTCTACAGCAACAGCGCCTACAACCAGTACTACCAGCAGGCGATCAACCAGCGCACCGACACCCTCTACGGCCTCAACGGGGTGTTCGTGGCCGGACCGGAGCTGGAGCTGCGCGCCACCGCCTACTACGAGGACAAGGAAGGCTATGGCGTCTCGCCCGAGGCGTATGCCACCTCGCTGTCCAGCCACAACGCGCAGCGCCTGCTGGTCCCGGGCCTCAACGCGCCGCTGGGCCTGCAGTACGGCCTGTCCACGGTGGCTGGCACCCGCAAGGGCCTGGTCGCCGGAGCGAACTGGGTGGTCGGGGCGCATACGCTCGATGCCGGCGTGTGGCGCGAGCGCGACGAGTACCACCGCACCCAGGCGCGCTACAACCAGGTCGGGGGCAATCCGGCCGGGCGGCCACTGCTGGACCAGCCGGTGCACCTGCAGCGCGATTTCTGGTCCACCCGCGAGAGCACCCAGCTGCATATCAAGGACACCTGGCGCCTGCTCGACGATCGGCTGGCGATCGAACTGGGCGCCAAGGCGCTGGACCTGGACTACCGGATCGCCGGCGCGCGCAATCCGGGCGACTACATCGCCAACCGCCGCCCGGTGATCCGCGACGAGTGGAAGGACAGCTTCCTGCCGCAGGCCGGCGCGGTCTGGTCGTTCGGGCGCGAGCAGCTGTTCGCGTCCTGGTCGCAGACCCTGGCGCTGCCGCAGGGCGCGGACGACATCTACTCGCAGGCCAGCCCGGCCGCGCCCGGGCCCGAGGCCGAGACCGCGGAGAACCTCGAGCTGGGCCTGCGCAGCAACCGCGCCACGTTCAACGGCGTGGTCGCGCTGTACGGCTCGCGCTTCGACAACCGCCTGCAATCCTATGCCTCGCCGGTGCCGGGCAGCGGCACCACCGAGACCTTCTTCCAGAACGTCGGCGCGGTCGAGGCCTACGGCGTGGAGGCCAGCGGCGTGTGGAAGCCGCGCGTGCTTGGCGACCGGGTCGCGTTCAACGGCAACCTCAGCTGGAACCGCGCCGGGTTCAAGGACGACTTCGCCAGCTTCGCCATCGCCGGCAACCGCGTGCCGGACAGCCCGCAGTGGCTGTCGCAGGCCGGCGTCACCTGGGAGGCGGGGCGCTGGGGCGTGCTCAACCTGTCCGGCCGCTATGTCGGCGAGCGCTACAGCAACTACACCAACACCGAGCGCGTGGGCGGCTACGCGGTATGGAATGCATACCTGGACATCGGCGGCGAGGCATTCGGCCAGGGCCTGCTGCGCAACGCGCGGCTGCGGTTCAACGTCGACAACCTGTTCGACCGCGACTACCTTGGGACCATCAACCCGGTGGTCAGTGGCCCGGCCACGTACCGGCCGGGGCCCGACCGCACCTGGCAGGTCTCGCTCAGCGTGGACCTGTAG